One region of Brassica napus cultivar Da-Ae chromosome A10, Da-Ae, whole genome shotgun sequence genomic DNA includes:
- the BNAA10G01230D gene encoding uncharacterized protein BNAA10G01230D isoform X1, whose product MGDVVIFIEDTDMNSSFSRCRICHEEEEAESYFEAPCSCSGTVKFAHRDCIQRWCDEKGNTICEICLQDYKPGYTTTSRPSRLVEATATTRTRRQYGGRRNRRLVDRTESEFPECNSEANRGDSCCRYLALILSVVLLIKNAFDVVYGTDEYPFTIFTLLTLKAIGILLPMLVIIQTIAAVQSSLRRQFIESEEDTLSSEDDDGLEEEEQQQHLA is encoded by the exons ATGGGAGATGTGGTAATATTCATCGAAGATACAGATATGAATTCGAGTTTCTCTCGCTGCAGAATTTgtcacgaagaagaagaagcagagagcTACTTTGAAGCTCCTTGTTCTTGCTCAGGCACCGTCAAG TTCGCTCACAGAGATTGCATACAACGATGGTGCGATGAGAAAGGAAACACGATTTGTGAAATATGTCTCCAG GATTATAAACCTGGATACACCACAACTTCAAGACCATCTCGTTTAGTTGAAGCAACAGCCACGACCAG GACGAGGAGACAAtatggaggaagaagaaatagaaGATTAGTGGACAGAACTGAATCAGAATTTCCAGAATGCAACTCTGAAGCTAACAGAGGCGATTCTTGTTGTAGATACTTGGCTCTCATT CTATCGGTGGTTTTGTTGATAAAGAATGCGTTTGATGTGGTTTACGGAACCGACGAGTATCCCTTCACGATTTTCACG CTATTAACACTGAAGGCCATTGGTATACTATTGCCAATGCTCGTAATCATTCAGACTATCGCagctgttcagagcagtctcCGACGTCAGTTTATC GAATCTGAAGAAGATACGTTAAGCTCTGAAGATGATGATGGCTTGGAGGAGGAAGAGCAACAGCAACATTTGGCTTGA
- the BNAA10G01230D gene encoding uncharacterized protein BNAA10G01230D isoform X4, with protein MGDVVIFIEDTDMNSSFSRCRICHEEEEAESYFEAPCSCSGTVKFAHRDCIQRWCDEKGNTICEICLQDYKPGYTTTSRPSRLVEATATTRTRRQYGGRRNRRLVDRTESEFPECNSEANRGDSCCRYLALILSVVLLIKNAFDVVYGTDEYPFTIFTESEEDTLSSEDDDGLEEEEQQQHLA; from the exons ATGGGAGATGTGGTAATATTCATCGAAGATACAGATATGAATTCGAGTTTCTCTCGCTGCAGAATTTgtcacgaagaagaagaagcagagagcTACTTTGAAGCTCCTTGTTCTTGCTCAGGCACCGTCAAG TTCGCTCACAGAGATTGCATACAACGATGGTGCGATGAGAAAGGAAACACGATTTGTGAAATATGTCTCCAG GATTATAAACCTGGATACACCACAACTTCAAGACCATCTCGTTTAGTTGAAGCAACAGCCACGACCAG GACGAGGAGACAAtatggaggaagaagaaatagaaGATTAGTGGACAGAACTGAATCAGAATTTCCAGAATGCAACTCTGAAGCTAACAGAGGCGATTCTTGTTGTAGATACTTGGCTCTCATT CTATCGGTGGTTTTGTTGATAAAGAATGCGTTTGATGTGGTTTACGGAACCGACGAGTATCCCTTCACGATTTTCACG GAATCTGAAGAAGATACGTTAAGCTCTGAAGATGATGATGGCTTGGAGGAGGAAGAGCAACAGCAACATTTGGCTTGA
- the BNAA10G01230D gene encoding uncharacterized protein BNAA10G01230D isoform X2, translating into MGDVVIFIEDTDMNSSFSRCRICHEEEEAESYFEAPCSCSGTVKFAHRDCIQRWCDEKGNTICEICLQDYKPGYTTTSRPSRLVEATATTRTRRQYGGRRNRRLVDRTESEFPECNSEANRGDSCCRYLALILSVVLLIKNAFDVVYGTDEYPFTIFTVWCRRCFNHLGVLHVQAINTEGHWYTIANARNHSDYRSCSEQSPTSVYRI; encoded by the exons ATGGGAGATGTGGTAATATTCATCGAAGATACAGATATGAATTCGAGTTTCTCTCGCTGCAGAATTTgtcacgaagaagaagaagcagagagcTACTTTGAAGCTCCTTGTTCTTGCTCAGGCACCGTCAAG TTCGCTCACAGAGATTGCATACAACGATGGTGCGATGAGAAAGGAAACACGATTTGTGAAATATGTCTCCAG GATTATAAACCTGGATACACCACAACTTCAAGACCATCTCGTTTAGTTGAAGCAACAGCCACGACCAG GACGAGGAGACAAtatggaggaagaagaaatagaaGATTAGTGGACAGAACTGAATCAGAATTTCCAGAATGCAACTCTGAAGCTAACAGAGGCGATTCTTGTTGTAGATACTTGGCTCTCATT CTATCGGTGGTTTTGTTGATAAAGAATGCGTTTGATGTGGTTTACGGAACCGACGAGTATCCCTTCACGATTTTCACG GTTTGGTGCAGAAGATGTTTTAACCATCTAGGCGTTTTGCATGTTCAAG CTATTAACACTGAAGGCCATTGGTATACTATTGCCAATGCTCGTAATCATTCAGACTATCGCagctgttcagagcagtctcCGACGTCAGTTTATC GAATCTGA
- the BNAA10G01230D gene encoding uncharacterized protein BNAA10G01230D isoform X3: MGDVVIFIEDTDMNSSFSRCRICHEEEEAESYFEAPCSCSGTVKFAHRDCIQRWCDEKGNTICEICLQDYKPGYTTTSRPSRLVEATATTRTRRQYGGRRNRRLVDRTESEFPECNSEANRGDSCCRYLALILSVVLLIKNAFDVVYGTDEYPFTIFTVWCRRCFNHLGVLHVQVISCSLYGDDDTWKAWLNVDNSMLHNYYYFYNL, from the exons ATGGGAGATGTGGTAATATTCATCGAAGATACAGATATGAATTCGAGTTTCTCTCGCTGCAGAATTTgtcacgaagaagaagaagcagagagcTACTTTGAAGCTCCTTGTTCTTGCTCAGGCACCGTCAAG TTCGCTCACAGAGATTGCATACAACGATGGTGCGATGAGAAAGGAAACACGATTTGTGAAATATGTCTCCAG GATTATAAACCTGGATACACCACAACTTCAAGACCATCTCGTTTAGTTGAAGCAACAGCCACGACCAG GACGAGGAGACAAtatggaggaagaagaaatagaaGATTAGTGGACAGAACTGAATCAGAATTTCCAGAATGCAACTCTGAAGCTAACAGAGGCGATTCTTGTTGTAGATACTTGGCTCTCATT CTATCGGTGGTTTTGTTGATAAAGAATGCGTTTGATGTGGTTTACGGAACCGACGAGTATCCCTTCACGATTTTCACG GTTTGGTGCAGAAGATGTTTTAACCATCTAGGCGTTTTGCATGTTCAAG TGATTTCATGCTCTCTTTACGGGGATGATGATACTTGGAAAGCTTGGCTTAATGTTGATAACTCTATGCTCCACAACTACTACTATTTTTACAATCTTTGA